DNA from Cheilinus undulatus linkage group 20, ASM1832078v1, whole genome shotgun sequence:
TTTCATTCCATTTAaccaatctttttttttgattgacacagataaatttgtcttaaatagcatttcattaaaaaaaactgcatgttaTCTTAGATCAATTTAAAGCTCTCCAGTCCTTCACACTGAAGAATTATTATTGATTAAAGAAGTGAGCAAAGGTTCACAGGTATTGGGCTACACCTAAAAGCCTGTCTTAagtttgtcttcttctttgatGCAATCGTCCAGAACAAATATGAGGTACCACAAGGAGGGACTCACAAATAGAGATCAGAGGGCACAGACAGGAGTCTTGATTCAAAATATTCATATGAATCATACTTGGTAGGAACAGACTCAGTCCATTTTGGAACTTGACAGGCTGCCTCACTTTGCACTGCAGCAAGTCCAAGATGAACTGAAACctctgcataaatatttgtctTAGAATAAGATTATTCTTAAATTGACTCCAGACTGTACTCCTTTATTCTCTGTGTGATTTcctaaacacacacaaaagtgCTTTTCTAATTTTAGCCTGAAGGAAAACCCTCATTAAGAAGATGTTTCCTCTTAAACACTTTAGGCATACCAGAGTCTGGcatcagaggaggagagaaggggGCTGCTGGCTGGTCTGTTGGTGAAAAGTGGAGGTAAAGAAAGACGTGTGGGACCTGAGATTTCAGCCAGAGTCTACCGCTGCTTCACTGCACAGAATCCCCAGCTGGTCCTGGACTAATGTGTCTACTGAAACAAGTGTGTCACCTCTTGGCTGCTAATGTGTTGATGTTTACAGGCTAAAAATAAGCTGAAGATATCATGTTTACCTTATAGaagagcacttttttttttaaacagtacaGCTAACTAATTTTGAAGAATTTACTCATACAGAATCTTAATCATGTGCATTATTTTGATTAGATTCTCTGTTCAaacataaatgtgaaaaatgtccTATAAAAATGAGCAGCAACAGAaaagtctcatttttattttatagaatTTCCTGAGTAAGAAAGTTCATTACAAACTGCatatagaaaaagaaaatcatctTGTCAGCAAGAACGCCAACCACAGCTGGTATTCAAGCAGCCAAATGCTGATTACAAAACACACTTTACCTGTACAAAAAGTAATCTCCATGGTATCAAAAAGCAGATCATCTCCTGCATGGACTCTTTCAAAACAGCTTTACCTGAAACTTCAATGGCTTTCCCGTCACGGGGACcggcatcatttaaaaacaataagaaaagaGCAAGAATGGCTCTTATTAAACCACTTATAGATGTTGGATataataaaaactttaatatCCCAATTTCCTTAAAGCCTCTCCCTCTAAAATTTCTCCTCTTTACTCCATGTATTTATTATGTTATAAGAGCAACTATCTGCTCATAATTTAGAGTTAAAGCTGAGATAGCTCTTTTCTGGAGATTGATGGCCATAGCAGGATACCTGAATACCAAACACTCAGAAATAACAGGTCATGTCCAGCGGCATCTTTTGCACTGGTAGTCCTCTGGCTCAGAACAGCAGCTGTCGTAGTCACTGCTGGGTGGAGTAGGGGGGCAGTGGCATGTGCAGGGTTGAGTCTGCAATGAGGTCTGACATGGGCACAGGTATGGCACAGAGTCAGGAAATGGACTAGTGCAGGGACTCGGGGAGGTGCAGGCACTCAGTGTGGATACCGGGCTCGGGATGGGGCTTGAAGGCAGACTCATCTCCTCCTGGAAGTCCTCTTTCATGTCCACATTCTCAGCAGGTATCTCAGGCTCAGGGCTGCCGCTGAGAGTAAAGACCCAGCCGAGCTGTATGTGGAGGAGGGTCCGCAGTCCCGGGGGCAGCTCTACAGCATTGAGTACATCTTGGCTGGAGGGTAACATTTTTCTGAGCTGGGCACAGCAGAGGTACTGCAGAGAGGTGGGAGTGTAGCAGGCACGGATCACCTTCATGCTGCTCTTTGCTGCTGTGGAACAAACCATGGGGAAGAACTTCTTGTTCTGCAGCCGAGTGGCAGCGACACCTAGAGAAGAAGAGATGGTACCATGAAAAAATGTCAGGAGgctaaaatgattatttttatgtgttttatgcTTTAGACCTGTTAATAACAGGAATAACACACCTATGCAGTAACGGTTCTTGTAAAAGGTCAGGGTGCCATGCCAGGTGTCCAGGTGAACTCCAATGATGGAGCCTTGACCAAACCGAGAAGAGAACTTCACTTTGTCCCCTTTGTGCTGGAAATGACCTTTAAACACAAAGAGATAAGAAATAGGACTTAAATTTTCTTCAATAATGAAAGAGATGGGAGAAGTAAAGAAGTAGAAATGCTACACATCCCTAtaccaaaaaagctgggacaataaacaatgatttgcaaatccttttctaGCTATATTCAATTAAATTCAGACAGTCTGTgttaaaacaactaaaattaacattttataagAGGTCCAAACAATCTGAATTTGCtacctgcaacatgttccaaaaaagtagggacagggtcaaCAAAAGAAGAGGAGTTATTGAAAAAACACCTAAACCGTTCCACAGGTAAGTAGTTAAACTGGTATCAGGTGATAGTTCCATGAATGGGTGTGAAAGGAGCACAGTCATTCACAATTAGTGACAGTGCGAGGTTCTCCAATTTGTGAAAGGTTGTGTGGGCAATTGTTCAACGGTTTATGAACAACATTCCTCAATGAACAATCACaaggaatttcaagattttCTGGTTTCATCTGGGACGTTGTATATCTCATAAGCACCGGGATTTGCCAGTATATTGTATTtccagttgatttttttttaattctactttATTAATAGACAAAGTCTTgtagttacattcatgaaataataacattagAAACATtgcagactaagaaacatttcataactATAACAGACAAAAGGTCTGTGGTCTGATggggattaaattatgttttagaaaaagttaaacaagtggtggcttgctttagctttgttagctttagagaAAGCTgacaaagctatgctagctacgtaaTTACCATCACCATATAAGCcaatatagctacattagcattagcaatgtgagctttagcaaccaTAGCTAAAGTAGATACATAGCTTGcatggctgctttgtgagcttagctttagctacgttagctatgttggctatgCAGATACATTATCTATAGGTAAGTTAGCTATAGCAACATGAGCTCTAGtaatgttagctttagaaaatgtagttaaagctaaattagctatatAGATTAcgtagatacatagcttacatagctgctttgtacgtagcttttgctacattagctatgtatcTCCATTATCTATGTTGTTTATGCAATTAACAGTGCTACATTAGTTtgcttgctgtgttagaatgttttcaagCAAAAgggcttttttcctgtaagtggACTGTTTACTTTgcattattaaacattttgtattaAGGTTCTGCAGGTCAtgcttttaagatttttaattttagtatcCTAACCTGAAATGAatgtttaatctaattttattttgaaagtttcagtgtgtatttctgttctgagatatacaaCGTCTCAGGTGAATGGTTTGCAACCAGACTATCTTAGGAGGTTTGGCCAGACACCAGCAAAATCTAAGTTAAGCCTCTACCATGTAAAATAATGGCTGTATAAAAACAATATCCAGATGAACCACCAAATTCTCTGGACCTgagcaccggtctcttgttgctgctcgcgtaagtcatgactctgccccaccagaaagtactgcccctcgatgctgattggtcctgtcactttctaaccgggcccagacaggaactttgcaagatggattcgccagtgagaaacaaggaaatggccgtatccatctgctttgcatggttaaTATGATCATATGTGACATTAAATTCTTAAACTGATGCCTAAACTTGATCTCCGGGACTCCCATGTCTCAGGTTATTTGGATTATTTGCAAGAACAGCCTGCTGCTGTGGCCCTGCCTAACCCCTACCCCTTCAACTTAACCTTACATCTATTATTATGTTATAAATGTTAAAGTGATTTTAAGAGCTACTTAATCTCATCAGATATGGATACCTCCCCTTTTTCATTATCACTTTAGTTGCAAAGGTTAAAATGAAATGATCAGTTTGTGTTTCTGAAAATACCACTATCAGTACTActactgttattacagacatggAATCAATACTTATGACTCTGTATGAGCTAGAAAACCGAATCAGATGCAGCGAGTTACATGTCTGATGGGGAGATAAACAATGCACAGCAGAGACCATCTTTTTTATAACTAATTTCAGGGgaaaagatttacattttactaTTCAAAGACTGCAGGAGGAGATCTTTTACCAAAACATTGCATCTACATTTACAGGACAGTACTGTACTGTATCAGTAAAGAAAAAAGTACCATTTTGTCCACAGTGAGAAAAGAAAACTGATAACTCTTTGGTACATTTAACCCTCTGTTTTCTGACCTGTGTATGAGAGCCCCCAGCTGTCCTCATCATGGCCCAGCAGGCTGCCAAAGCTGTACTTGAACTTCTCCAAATTCACCTCAGAGGTACCGATTCCCACCATCTGCATCAAAGAGACCATTAAATAGGATGAAAACCAACCCCTAAGTACAAGTCTGATTGTACCATTCGCGGAGCCAAACTAAGTTTATGAAGTACTTGAGTTTTGCTACCCACCATATCAGTTCCGTAGACAGGAGACGTCATCTTGACTTCCCAGAAGTGTTGGCCGTCTGCGAGCTCCTTGGTGCCTCGGATAGCTGCAGTACCACAGCTATAGtctgagtgaaaagtgactttcctgctgtcacagcttaGGAAAGCCCCAGAGGACTTGAAGTGATCATCCCACACCCAATCAAAACCTGAGGACAAGAATATGGACTTCGATATATGTTACTTGAAATTAGTcatacagtgaaaaaataaaattagagcATGCTTTAAGTATTATTGATGGtgcaaaatattatttttgaataaaaaaaatgctaaaaactAAAGAGAGTTTCCTGCCACTTACTCTCTATTTGACATGACACCTGTGGTACTTCCGACATTACTTATGGCAATGTGATCAAGCGTTACTGGCCAAAGAATGCATCACTGGAACAATGCCATAGAGCAATAAAAAAGAGTTTATAAGATGAAGTGATTTccagttatggttaaaaaaaaatcaatcctgCACTTCTTCTTTTGAGgagagtttttgttttattcttaaatTAATCAAATATCATGATGTATCATAACAGGACTGTTTAATGAGTGTATCAGCAGGACAAGTTTTACTGCAGTGTGAACTAATGCTCTCTTTGTCCTTCTGCCAATCAAAGAACAGCGCAAAATTCTAACAGCTATCGTATTGTTCTGTATCATATCGTGCTGTATTGTTTTGTGTAGCATcacatcagagttactctgggATTCCCAATCCTCCTGATGATGGTTAGTTTTATGAAATAGTTTTGATCATGAACAACCCAAGTATTCCAGCCTCTAAACTCaacattttagacaattttaTGACCAAAATTTTCGCATGGttcattttcactaatttaatTTGGCTTGTGTTAAGCTGGATTGTAGTTTGAGGttactgaaatgtgttttaagtcttcctttcttaaaaaatatatctaagttttggatgtattttactcttaaaggtacagtgtgtaatatttaaccTAGAAGCATTTAGTGGAATAACCATGGTAATACTCATTGCAAGTAATGTTAATGCCTCTGAAAGCAGAGTTTGCATTGAAATTCCTTGTTTATGGAGCAAGCATCTTATAaattaaaggtaaatatttgagtcTCATGACTTGGGTTGTAAAAAGGTTTTGACTGGACCCAGAGGATATTCAGGTCTCAAACTGGGGCGCCAcatactgaagtttgggaaaggctgctaCAGGGTATTGCATAGTGTCATATCATGACACATCATATAATATATTGTGTCAAATCATCTATCATATCATACCACATTATAAACCACTGAGGCCCTTTAGTGTGATATGAGGCTGCCAAGCTTCAGCTCTGAAACCCGACATACTATAGACCTGCTGTGATCATACACTTCATCTCTGTGTTCTGCTCACCTTTATCCTCCTCCCCACAGAGGCAGTCAGTGGTAACACCGAATCCCAAGCTGAACTCATCCTGTCGCTCACACTGACAGAATGACTCCCCCATCACCGGCTCTGTGCTGGACAAGGCCACTGCCTCAGATACTATCTGAGAACTGGCCAGATAATCCATCTCCGACTCCTGCGGGTCGCTGATCTGGTTGACACAAACATTGCAAACAGCATCTGGTAAGTCCATAGATGTGGCCATGGTCCAGACAGGGATGTTGGCTCAGTAAGAGGGAAAAGGAATTAGATCAAGTGGAGGATTCAGAGGATTTTATAAAAGACTGTAAGGGAGAGAAGCTGAGGTAGTTGTTTCACAGGGTTGCACTGGGAGCAAAATGAGAGGCATCTAAGTCATATGCCATGTTTCGAAGGCTCAATAAGATGGCCTTTTCCCTAGAAGCTGCTACTGATTCCTATTGGTTAGAGACAACACGTGTGGCCATAAGTAAAATTAGACCCCTTCCAAATATACCGAGGCCCCGTTTGGTGACCTGACCTGGTCCTCGACACAGCCTTTTCAGACTGGAGGCAGTCCCAGTGGAAAACTACCAGCACCTAGGGGGAAATCCTCCATG
Protein-coding regions in this window:
- the LOC121528900 gene encoding SPRY domain-containing SOCS box protein 3-like translates to MSHCKTVYKKTTGRAAMLRRGRNGRARHVAPSETRHETDAMAVIQTSDREEWEGHTTRISDPQESEMDYLASSQIVSEAVALSSTEPVMGESFCQCERQDEFSLGFGVTTDCLCGEEDKGFDWVWDDHFKSSGAFLSCDSRKVTFHSDYSCGTAAIRGTKELADGQHFWEVKMTSPVYGTDMMVGIGTSEVNLEKFKYSFGSLLGHDEDSWGLSYTGHFQHKGDKVKFSSRFGQGSIIGVHLDTWHGTLTFYKNRYCIGVAATRLQNKKFFPMVCSTAAKSSMKVIRACYTPTSLQYLCCAQLRKMLPSSQDVLNAVELPPGLRTLLHIQLGWVFTLSGSPEPEIPAENVDMKEDFQEEMSLPSSPIPSPVSTLSACTSPSPCTSPFPDSVPYLCPCQTSLQTQPCTCHCPPTPPSSDYDSCCSEPEDYQCKRCRWT